The Vicia villosa cultivar HV-30 ecotype Madison, WI unplaced genomic scaffold, Vvil1.0 ctg.003373F_1_1, whole genome shotgun sequence genomic interval AAAACCAAGACAAAGGAATAGCCAAGTACAAGCTTCAACATCTTGTGAGAACACATTTGGGATCAAAAGACAAAGCATATCAGTCTGTTTATCAGGAACCCGACGAAAACAATATTGTAGGCGTTTCCCTTTCACGATCGCTGTTAAGTGTAGCTTCTTCAGCTTTGAGGATCAATATAATAAACTTAGGCCCTCTTGTCTTGCCATATTCCGAGCAACTTCGATACGGGCTGTCAATGATTCGCAGGAAAATATGGGCAGCAGAGGATAAAGAAATGTATGTACCGAATTTCAAGAAGGCTTGTGAACATTTCTGTATACACGCAGGCGGTAAGACAGTAATAGATGGCATAGTGGAAAATCTGAAGCTGCAGAGAGAAGATGGAGAGGCTTCAAGGATGGCATTATATAGATTTGGAAATACTTCATCCTCTTCTCTGTGGTATGAACTAAGCTATTTGGAAGCAAAAGGAAGAGTAAAGAAAGGACATAAAGTTTGGCAAATTGGGTTTGGAAGTGGATTCAAGTGTAACAGTGCAGTGTGGAAGTGCCTTTCTGATATTGATCCCAATGCAAAGAGTGCATGGTCTGATAGAATCCATTTGTATCCAATTGAGATACCTGTGTTTGACTGTTGAAGTTGTTGTAGGTTCAAGAAGTATTAGCAGGGTCAACAAAGATGAAAATCCGGCACTTAATGATTTATGATTTTTCTTGTTTATACCTTATTGTCTTTCCAGCATAATCAGTATTTGCTATAAGTTACTGTTTCTGTCAACAATAATAAACAGCAAGTATTGCAAAAACATTATGCATTAGGTATGTTATACTAATACCATAATCTGAAGGTATGTTTGTTCAAAATCATTTACATCTGTTTATGTACAATCGGCGTTTTGCAACATTAGAATTTTAACAGGCTAAGGGAAAAAATGAACGAGGCAATGTATGGTGCATGGTTCTACAGATCTTGTGAAACTAATAGGATTTCATTATCGGAACAAACAAATACTAGAATTACATAATCAATGGCAAAATTTCACATACTTTATCTACTGagatttttgggcttttaacttAACTCGTTGCTTGGACAATACTTCCGCAATGAGCTGTCGACCAAATAAGTGTGAGTTCTTGAGGATTAGGTTCCTTGTTGATGGATCAACCACGTAACCTTGACCCGGCATCCATTGTAGTAAGTGCAGAAGCAAGTCTTTCTTCTCGGGCTGACCTAAATATCGTGATACAGCCATCTCAAATAAATCCTGCAACCAGGgagaatataattaattttagagTAAACAGTTGAAACAATTAAGTTTAATATTAGATTTTCGTAACACGATATTTAGTTCTAAATGTTAATGTGGATGTGGTtatttgaaaaacaaaataacGAAAAATTAAGCCATGAACTAATTGTGTTACTAATAACAGGAATCAAATTGCTAGACTAGCAATATTATTACCGGATCAATCTTGTAGCCACAATTATGGAGTGCCTTCATAACATCATTGATCAAATTGATGTTACCTGACTTCATAAATGCGCGTGCAAATTTTTTGGTGGTAGGGCCAGAAATAAATGTTGCATTATCCTGAATACGATAAGATCCATCAAATGAACCACAATGGTACGAGGAAAAAGAAGAGTAATATATTTCTATAAAACCTGCAAGAATACCTTGAATACTACATATGCATCTTTCAAAAGCTTTCCTGCTAGAAGAATGTGTAGAATCTTCTCATGAAGAGCCTTGCATATTGATCTCTTGCTATATTTCAGAATATTGTAAAGCGAAAACGCCTCTGGATAAGCTTTTGTTTGACCAAGGTGAAATATTAAAGACGTACAGAGCTCCTATAAAGAGAAGAACTTTTATTTGGTGACTTAACAAATAATAGATAAGCTTTTTCGCTTTGTTTTAATCAAGTTAGTGCAACTTTACATTTATAATCTTCTTTTTTTCTCCCTATCATTCGACATCAGTACGTATATAAAACAGCGTACCTCCATTGGTTGATAGCCTTTACTATGCATGTCTTCCACGGTTCGAAAAGCTAATAGATACATGTTTTTACTACAGAAGTATTTGATTAGAATATTGAAGGTATTGTAATCAGGACTGATTGCCAATTCATCCATCTTTCTGAGAGTTTCCATCACACTTTCCATTTCACCTGCTCTGCAGAAAGCACAGAGCATTGAATTCATTATAACCACATCATATTTTTTACCGGTAGTTTGAAAATCCTTGGCCAACTGCTTTGCCTCTTGAAAAAGCTTGGCTCGGCAAAATGCCGATATCATGATACTGTGAGCATAGCCATCTGCAAGTGGGAATTAAATCTGTATATTACTACTAGTCACTTAATCCTTTCAGAATAACGAAACATTTATGTAGATTTCCACATACACAGTGCTTTGTTTCATTGAAGAAAACTTCAAATGATAACTTACCAGACCTGACTTGTTTTTTCATCATTTCATCAAAAATTACTTTGGCTTCATGTATTTGTCCTGTCTTAGCTAGGCCATCCATCAAAACACAGTACGGCATCTGCATATAGATCCAACATATTCGGATAAGACACTCATAAAGAGAAGACATAGAAAAGGTTTAAAGAAGGATATAGAATTTATGACATGTAAGAAACTTTAAGCATGATTAACATAGTGTGGAAAATGCTATGAAATGATTTACAAGTATTTCAGATGCAGAAAAACCAAAAAATCCTTTCTTTGTTCAATTGAGAGATTACTATTACCTCATCTTCAGCATAGCCCGAAGATTCCAGTTCGGCTACTAGTTCTCTTGACTTCTCAAACAAACCTCCTCTAACATATACCTTCAGCAAGGTTGTCAAGATGACCTGCAACCAATATAAAGCGACATGTATGATAAGCTACTCGTCACAAATTTTCGTCTAAAATTTTGTAAGAAGACAAGGAAAACAAACCTTGTTTGGTACTAACCCTTCtgatttcatatcttgaatcagcAAATCAGCTTTTTGGAAGTCTCCACATGCCGAATAAGCATTGAGCAAAGAGCTATAGTGGTAAACATTTGGAGTACGACCTTCACTCTTCATCTGGTTAAAATAGCATTCTGCTTCTTCCCATTTACCATTGGAAGCACACACTGCCAGAACTGCCCCATAAATTACATCATCCATTCGCAGATTATTGTGCTGCAATTCCTGAATTAGCTCTAGTGTCTTAGGATATCCATCTTTTACTTTAACGCAGCCTGCAATAAGCTGGCAATGTGAACAAAAATTAGACCGCAAGAAATAAGTGAAACAAAAACACAGTAAAACAATGGATGAACATACAGTGCTATAGGTAACGAGATCTGGAACTAGACCATCTTCTTTCATCTGGCGAAAGAGTTTAATAGTGGTATCAAACTTGCCGTTCCGGAGTAGACAACGGAGAACAGA includes:
- the LOC131640892 gene encoding pentatricopeptide repeat-containing protein At1g10910, chloroplastic-like, encoding MEITTVAFGIPFRHSTIYASSSSTTEPSSQTQFPPKSIKFAKSKPFSARKSPKLQIQHASDLPSTLTRVGEMLTVKELNATLNHFGNSNKFNNISQLFLWMQENKKIDAYSYSHYIKFMANKLDASAILKLYNNIEDASAKDNVYICNSVLRCLLRNGKFDTTIKLFRQMKEDGLVPDLVTYSTLIAGCVKVKDGYPKTLELIQELQHNNLRMDDVIYGAVLAVCASNGKWEEAECYFNQMKSEGRTPNVYHYSSLLNAYSACGDFQKADLLIQDMKSEGLVPNKVILTTLLKVYVRGGLFEKSRELVAELESSGYAEDEMPYCVLMDGLAKTGQIHEAKVIFDEMMKKQVRSDGYAHSIMISAFCRAKLFQEAKQLAKDFQTTGKKYDVVIMNSMLCAFCRAGEMESVMETLRKMDELAISPDYNTFNILIKYFCSKNMYLLAFRTVEDMHSKGYQPMEELCTSLIFHLGQTKAYPEAFSLYNILKYSKRSICKALHEKILHILLAGKLLKDAYVVFKDNATFISGPTTKKFARAFMKSGNINLINDVMKALHNCGYKIDPDLFEMAVSRYLGQPEKKDLLLHLLQWMPGQGYVVDPSTRNLILKNSHLFGRQLIAEVLSKQRVKLKAQKSQ